The genomic stretch AGGACAACAATTAGCCAGTCGACCACAGCTCAACACAAAACGCTGCAGATATGCTGCAAATAATGTAATTTTTTTATCATGCATCCTTTAATAATGCAATCTAGATCCTAATATCTCTAAATCATGAGTAATATACTTCCATAATGACATCGTGGAATGCTTGCTTTGATGTTGTATATATAGtccacgttcatatacactatttacatttgtatatattcCTGACTCATTACACTCGCCAGTAATCTAATGAATTTCTCTTCTTCAAATTGTTAACAAACTATTCTACCATTCCTACTTGCATACGAATTTTCCACAGAACAATTACCACTTCTCCTGGTGTAACGATGGAGGACAAAAATATACTTGGTCACAAGCCATCAACTACTGCCAACAGCTTGGACAAGGATGGCATGCTGTAAGCATTGAATCTCGAGAGGAAAACAGCGCTATCACAAAAATTATCGCACGCCGTAAGTATGAAAATAATACAAATTACTTTCTGTATCTACACATTACTGTTGTGAAATTTCGTACCTATAACATCACCTATTCTTTATATTGCACTTGCATTCTATAATTCTCGTATATTCCCACCACCTGGTGTTTTTCTTAAACTTCCATTCTATTATCTTTCCCTCCCCAACAGACGAACTTCCATACATCTGGACAAGTGGAACCCGCCAGTACTCAAAAGAATGGCAGTGGTCAGCCACAAATGCTCCCTTGTACTACACTAACTGGGCTAGAACTGGAGGGTAAGTTACCCATGTAACGCCATCTCGTTAGGGTTGAAAATATCTTAATCTAGTTATCCAATACGTATCTCGTAATAACGCGCATCCTTTGAAATTTACATCTTTACTTTACATAATGATATTCATCTCAAATAGATTACTAGCGACAATGATTAGTTATCCTAACCACACAATCTCTTTCCAATATAATTACCATTGTAATTTCTCCCAGGAACATTAATACTAAAACCTCCCTTTTATCCTCCGCCAGACTTGGCGTACCTCAACCAGACAATAACGAAAACAACAACGAACAGTGCCTCGGAATCCTCAACCATTTCTATCCTGGTGACACCATCACTTGGCATGATATTGGCTGCCACCATTTGAAACCTGTCATCTGCGAATACCAAGGGTATTCTGGTTAAATTCCTTCTGACAACTCTACGGCACCCAATATTTTCTTCGCCTTCCGCCACAGTATAAATCCCCATCAGGATGGATAACACCTCATGAAATTTTTTAAGTGATATATCGGCATCAATTATGAAAATGTAACTATCATTTGTCTTACGATGTTATTTACCACAACTTCATTAACATCATATACCAACAAAGATTCTTTAGACGAGTACTTTTGAAAATACAGTATAAAGGACACGAAGATATTTTATCCATTGTGAAATAACGCCACTATTTTTTTAACTAAGAATATTGTATAAATGTCTCCCTTATTATCCAATAATAAACTACCTTCATAGTCCATGATTATATCTTAATTCCATCTCCTTACTCATAAATACCTATTATCACATTTTACCACTCTTAACTAAATTCCAATAGACTCGTGCCATAACAATCAATTCTATATATCTCTGCTACTTAAAATGATGCAGCCTTTGGCTGCATAACCCTTTAAAAATGTCTCTGGATGCACAGAATCTTTTCATAAAATTCTCCCAAAATTTTAAATGACCAAAAGACCTACTTGCAACAAGATCAAATGTACATTGAAAGTATTGCTTTTCATCATAATCAAATGTACCAGAAATCAATCATGATTTCAAATTGCATTTCCCCCTCTGAAAAGAATTTCATTTACCTATGATCTTACCCATTCCATGTGGTAACCAAAGGCAACTTTGTTGAAACTAGCCGTTGCTCTGTTAGGCTATCCTAACACTATACTTATATTGTAATATCCTAGTCTCTAAATCTTAACCCGATTACCCAATATACATAGTTGGTTACAAAGTTGTTTGTCTCGTATAAAAAGACCGTAACCAATTTACTATTGGACAGTCGGTGAGTGAcaggtaatcttttttttttttttttttttttttttttttttaagcgcttGTCATAAGAGTTTCGCCTAGGACTGCCGTAATAATTCCATCTACAGTTTAAGATACCTAATTGAAAGCATATAGGTTTAAACTCCACATCCATTGAACATCACCGCGGACGCAGCAAGCAATGGACATGTGTAAATCAGGGAAAGGATGATTATCCAACATATAAAACCACACAGGAAGAAACGCTAATGAAATGAATCTAAAGCGTTAGCCTCGACTTGAAGACCAGTGCCTTGGTTTCAGATTAGAAAAAGTGAAGCGGAATCGCTTTTCAATTTATGTAGGAGACTATGAAGGAAGAATCTCTTTTCAATTTATGTATGAGACTGAAGGAAAGTGTTATCAATGTTCAATTTATTACCAAAAAGAGGCCATAACAATGCTCCTGGAAGTGGACATCCAGGAAGAAATGCCCACAATCCATATCGAAAAGGTtaaaataaaacatttttatGAGCACTGG from Panulirus ornatus isolate Po-2019 chromosome 30, ASM3632096v1, whole genome shotgun sequence encodes the following:
- the LOC139758349 gene encoding snaclec salmorin subunit A-like, which translates into the protein MKTTILLTLAAVVACQYPRGNQGGRITFPDSRQPSGPSQPSGQTLGQQLASRPQLNTKRCRYAANNNNYHFSWCNDGGQKYTWSQAINYCQQLGQGWHAVSIESREENSAITKIIARHELPYIWTSGTRQYSKEWQWSATNAPLYYTNWARTGGLGVPQPDNNENNNEQCLGILNHFYPGDTITWHDIGCHHLKPVICEYQGYSG